One genomic window of Moorella glycerini includes the following:
- a CDS encoding PRK06851 family protein, whose protein sequence is MPKGKLKKVFPGGNTCMGFYSFYDFIIEPDATRIFVVKGGPGVGKSTFMRKIGEAMLERGLDVEFHCCSSDNNSLDGVVIPKIKVAIIDGTAPHIVDPKNPGAVDEIIHLGDYWDEDKMRASKEQVLQDNARISRLYRIAYSALKEARVIRDEWESYVAESMILPRVYQAKAELLEAIFAGVRPRYNRPARERHLFATALTPQGLVTGNVETLLQDIRRLFTIAGDPGTGVPGILAAVARLAHEKGLDTEVYHCPFDPNNIDMVIIPEIQVAAMNWQPPHDIDVQAIPGLQVAMAVDLNRFIDREHLSLYGNEIASAIVRYQAALDRAIAHIREAKLTHDHMESYYIPAMDFAAINAKREEILQRILGYAAEILGQV, encoded by the coding sequence ATGCCAAAAGGCAAGTTAAAGAAGGTATTTCCCGGTGGCAATACCTGCATGGGTTTTTATTCCTTTTACGATTTTATCATTGAACCCGATGCCACCCGCATCTTTGTCGTCAAAGGTGGTCCCGGGGTGGGCAAGTCCACCTTCATGCGTAAGATTGGCGAAGCCATGCTGGAGCGAGGCTTGGACGTAGAATTCCACTGCTGCTCTTCGGACAATAATTCCCTGGATGGAGTGGTCATCCCCAAAATCAAAGTGGCCATTATCGACGGCACCGCCCCCCACATCGTTGACCCTAAGAACCCGGGGGCGGTGGATGAAATCATCCACCTGGGCGACTACTGGGACGAGGATAAGATGCGGGCCAGCAAGGAGCAGGTCCTCCAGGATAACGCCCGCATCAGCCGCCTGTACCGCATTGCCTACAGTGCTCTAAAGGAGGCCAGGGTGATCCGGGATGAGTGGGAGAGCTATGTGGCCGAGAGCATGATTTTACCCCGGGTCTACCAGGCCAAGGCGGAACTCCTCGAGGCTATTTTTGCCGGGGTACGGCCCCGTTATAACCGGCCGGCCCGGGAACGCCATCTCTTTGCCACGGCCCTGACACCCCAGGGGTTAGTTACCGGTAACGTGGAAACCCTGCTCCAGGACATCCGGCGGCTTTTCACCATTGCCGGGGACCCGGGTACCGGTGTTCCGGGGATCCTGGCCGCGGTGGCACGCCTGGCCCACGAGAAGGGCCTGGATACCGAAGTTTACCACTGCCCCTTTGACCCCAACAATATTGATATGGTTATTATCCCGGAAATCCAGGTGGCGGCGATGAACTGGCAGCCACCCCATGATATTGATGTCCAGGCCATCCCCGGGCTCCAGGTGGCTATGGCCGTAGATTTAAACCGGTTTATCGACCGGGAGCATTTAAGCCTTTATGGCAATGAAATTGCCAGCGCCATTGTCCGTTACCAGGCGGCCCTGGACCGGGCCATTGCCCATATCCGGGAGGCGAAACTTACCCATGACCATATGGAAAGTTATTATATCCCGGCCATGGATTTTGCAGCCATTAATGCCAAACGGGAAGAAATCCTCCAGCGCATCCTGGGTTATGCAGCCGAAATCCTGGGTCAGGTATAG
- a CDS encoding type II toxin-antitoxin system VapC family toxin, producing the protein MKKLFVDTSAWVAVVNRRDQYHNMASTFYKNAFQEYGQLITTNLVAAETYILLRLDCGLDVALGWWERITTSLKVKMIYADADITWEAVKFLRKFDDQAFSLTDAVSFAVMQQVKVNEAFAFDDHFVVAGFTMLPY; encoded by the coding sequence GTGAAGAAGCTATTCGTAGATACTTCTGCCTGGGTAGCCGTAGTAAATCGTCGCGATCAATACCATAATATGGCCAGCACGTTTTATAAAAATGCTTTTCAGGAATATGGGCAACTTATTACCACAAACCTGGTAGCGGCTGAAACTTATATTTTATTACGCCTGGATTGCGGCCTGGATGTGGCCCTGGGATGGTGGGAAAGGATAACAACGTCGTTAAAGGTCAAGATGATATATGCCGACGCTGATATTACCTGGGAAGCCGTCAAATTTTTACGTAAGTTTGATGATCAAGCCTTTTCCCTAACCGATGCTGTTTCCTTTGCAGTTATGCAACAGGTAAAAGTTAATGAAGCCTTTGCATTTGATGATCATTTTGTGGTAGCCGGATTTACCATGCTGCCGTATTAA
- a CDS encoding CopG family transcriptional regulator, with the protein MNQVPLQVYIDKTLHERLRLVAQRQGVTQSELVRKYLYRGLDKDLGPDDPALEIIGLGAGKRTDLAHKHDQYLVLKEKENWQK; encoded by the coding sequence ATGAATCAGGTTCCCTTACAGGTATATATTGATAAAACCCTTCATGAACGTCTCCGGCTAGTGGCCCAGAGACAAGGGGTGACCCAATCCGAACTGGTTAGAAAGTATCTTTATCGTGGCCTGGATAAAGACCTTGGCCCGGATGACCCGGCTCTGGAAATCATTGGCCTGGGTGCAGGTAAAAGAACTGATCTGGCGCATAAACATGACCAGTACCTGGTGTTGAAGGAGAAGGAGAACTGGCAAAAGTGA